A region from the Triticum aestivum cultivar Chinese Spring chromosome 3D, IWGSC CS RefSeq v2.1, whole genome shotgun sequence genome encodes:
- the LOC123078914 gene encoding threonine synthase, chloroplastic — translation MATPTATTSSLSLLFAHPHSHHPSANQRFDRSHLRLPPRAAAHRTRCATEGASASTATKHRRPAEENIREEAARLRGPATTFSAWYEPFPPASDGDPNERYSLDEVVYRSTSGGLLDVRHDMDALARFPGSYWRDLFDSRVGRTTWPYGSGVWSKKEFVLPEIDSDHIVSLFEGNSNLFWAERLGREHLGGMNDLWVKQCGISHTGSFKDLGMTALVSQVNRLRRAPLSRPINGVGCASTGDTSAALSAYCAAAGIPAIVFLPADRISLQQLIQPIANGATVLSLDTDFDGCMRLIREVTAELPIYLANSLNSLRLEGQKTAAIEILQQFNWQVPDWVIIPGGNLGNIYAFYKGFEMCRALGLVDRVPRLVCAQAANANPLYRYFKSGYTDFQSLVAGTTFASAIQIGDPVSIDRAVVALKATDGIVEEATEEELMDATALADLTGMFACPHTGVALAALFKLRDQGIIGTNDRTVVVSTAHGLKFTQSKIDYHDKNIKDMLCQYANPPISVKPDFGSVMDVLQKKLNGKI, via the coding sequence ATGGCGAcgcccaccgccaccacctcctctctctccctcctcttcgccCACCCCCACTCCCACCATCCCTCCGCCAACCAGCGCTTCGACAGGTCCCATCTCCGCCTCCCGCCCCGCGCCGCGGCGCACCGCACGCGCTGCGCCACCGAGGGCGCCTCGGCGTCGACCGCCACCAAGCACCGGCGCCCCGCGGAGGAGAACATCAGGGAGGAGGCCGCGCGCCTCCGCGGGCCCGCCACGACCTTCTCGGCATGGTACGAGCCCTTCCCCCCGGCCTCCGATGGCGACCCCAACGAGCGCTACTCGCTCGACGAGGTCGTCTACCGCTCCACCTCCGGCGGCCTCCTCGACGTCCGCCACGACATGGACGCGCTCGCGCGCTTCCCGGGCTCCTACTGGCGCGACCTCTTCGACTCCCGCGTCGGCCGCACCACCTGGCCCTACGGCTCCGGCGTCTGGTCCAAGAAGGAGTTCGTGCTCCCGGAGATCGACTCCGACCACATCGTCTCTCTCTTCGAGGGCAACAGCAACCTCTTCTGGGCGGAGCGCCTCGGCCGCGAGCACCTCGGCGGGATGAACGATCTCTGGGTCAAGCAGTGCGGCATCTCGCACACTGGCTCATTCAAGGACCTCGGCATGACGGCGCTCGTCAGCCAGGTCAACCGCCTCCGCCGGGCTCCGCTCTCGCGTCCCATCAACGGCGTGGGGTGCGCGTCCACAGGCGACACCTCCGCCGCGCTCTCGGCCTACTGTGCCGCTGCGGGCATCCCCGCCATCGTGTTCCTCCCCGCAGACCGCATCTCGCTGCAGCAGCTCATCCAGCCCATCGCCAACGGCGCCACGGTGCTCTCGCTTGACACGGATTTCGACGGATGCATGCGGCTTATCAGGGAGGTGACAGCTGAGCTGCCCATTTACCTCGCAAACTCACTCAACTCGCTTCGGCTGGAGGGGCAGAAGACGGCTGCCATCGAGATATTGCAACAGTTCAATTGGCAGGTGCCGGACTGGGTCATTATCCCAGGAGGCAATCTGGGCAACATTTATGCTTTCTACAAGGGGTTTGAGATGTGCCGTGCTCTTGGGCTAGTTGATCGTGTTCCACGGCTTGTATGTGCACAGGCTGCCAACGCAAATCCACTGTACCGGTATTTTAAGTCTGGGTATACTGACTTCCAGTCACTTGTTGCTGGAACTACATTTGCATCTGCCATACAGATTGGTGATCCAGTGTCTATTGACCGTGCGGTTGTTGCGCTGAAGGCAACTGATGGCATTGTCGAGGAAGCTACAGAGGAAGAGCTCATGGATGCGACGGCTCTTGCTGACCTCACTGGGATGTTTGCTTGCCCACATACTGGGGTTGCACTTGCTGCTCTGTTCAAGCTCCGTGACCAGGGTATAATTGGCACTAATGACCGCACGGTGGTTGTTAGTACAGCACATGGGCTAAAGTTCACACAATCAAAGATCGACTACCATGATAAGAACATCAAGGACATGTTGTGCCAGTATGCCAATCCACCTATCAGTGTGAAGCCTGACTTTGGGTCTGTCATGGATGTTCTCCAGAAGAAGCTCAATGGTAAGATCTGA